The Helicoverpa armigera isolate CAAS_96S chromosome 23, ASM3070526v1, whole genome shotgun sequence genomic sequence AActatttttgagtattttatattatgttgcagatctaaaaatgttaattgtatttaaaatgtcATCGTTCACTACATAAACTTGTATTTGTTATTCGCATTTCATTAAAACATGTAAAGGTATAGtcgatataaataaactgtgcTTCCTTAATCATTCTGCCTTATAATTCTTATTTGtcgataattataattactttccTTCATAATAATTTCGACTTTATTTGTACCATTTTGTAATACGTAGTTTCGATTCTGTTATTGAAGTCTTCAGAGTATACAATGATGTTATCgacaaataaagttattaacccaattaaaaaataaatatattccgCTTGTAAGAATAGAAAATTTTCATTGCGTTcaacattaatttatcaatCAATTTCAAAGGGTTTCCACAAAACTTTCAGTGTAATTTTCGTAATGTATGCAATGGAAATTATCTATCGTATATAAATAGcttcgaaatattttaaatataataagtacatgTTTAATGACGTAAAAAGTGAATGATTGTACGAAGACTGAAGGATATGTAGTATACATTGGCATTGGACTgaacagaaaatgaaaattattttgtacctatgaAAACTTAAGATAAAGACACATTATAAaccttgaaataaatattttacttctttaTGAACTGGTTTGCTTTTTCAAACGTTTAACATACCTTTATGCAGGCACTAGTATTACTCACATTTTGCTGAGTATATTCTAAAGGAATCATAAAGTACTCAGTACAGTGTAGTGTGTATGGTAGTGTGAAAGTTCATTTAAGGTCTTAGGGCCGATCAAGCTTTAGAGCAGGAAAAATTTAAAAGTACATAGATGTCGCTAGTAtcatcatcaaaaataaaacgattttttgtttcagaattttTTATTGGCatctttacaataaatatattcaatatttttaattttcagtaacTCGTCAGCGATCATTTACGCCTTCAATATCTGGTTttgataaatatgaaataaaatttcgaCAGCAGAAAGCTGctcatataaatacatatgtacacaatatattatttacatccTCACTatcgaaaatataattttgtgctCGTTTTAATTTAAGACTAAGCTAAACGGTAGACTGATGTGTCATCGGGGGATAGAGTAGGCAAGCGTGGGGGACGGCGTGGAGGGCGTCGGCGGCGACGCGGCTTGCACTCGCAGTGCAGCGCGCACAGCCCTATCCCGGCGCAGCCCGACAGGAACAGCGGCACCGCCAGGGTCCTCGTCACCGTCGCCACTTGCTCTCCTCGCGACCAACGAGGCACCACCACAGACGTATCGGCCCGCGACCAGAAACAGGGGTATCGAGCACCTACATACCCGTAGCTTGTCGTGAAATTCTCACAGTCGACTGCCGGTGGATAACCACATCCCTTTATATTGACAAACAGCACAGCCGGACGCCATTCTTCTGCATGAGCTTTGTACTTGACGTGTAGCTGTGTACACTTATAAGCGTCGCTGGTGCACCCCTCTCTGCACGATGCCCAAGTACAGTTGTCCAAGCCGAGCCTGTCATCGCGCCTCTCAGTGACGCACTCCGCTGGGACTGGATCGAAATCAGCTGCTAGAGCACTTAACGCTGGATCAGCGTACAGCGGGACGAGAAACAGCAACGCGGAGCCCCCACCTCCTAACAAAGTGGCTAGTATTACGGTGATATATCGCGTAAGCTTAGCACGCGTTTCTCCTCTACGGCGAGAGGGCCGTACGACCAAACGTTCCGAACTTCCACCCCTCATTTTATGAGCACTGCGTCAACCCATGCTGAATTGAAAACCTTGCCCCATATACATTAGCGAGCTACGCATGCGCCAAAGCAAAACATGCGCTGTTTCGCTGTTCAAGATTCTTTctttacaacattttatttgcatATATGTTGCTATTCGTGTACGTATGTCTGTGATGCGGCAAACCACTATATTCTACCGATATCAATACCTATATTGTTCATATTATATTTGAATGTACAAGTTTAAGAACCTTGTTCTTGAAATTTCAAATGATTCTGCTaagtaattttacttaagctCAATTCAATACCCAAATTCAATTGTCTGTCTATTATTAGCCGCGTACCCACCTAGCGCACAGGCTCGCGCGGCAGCCTCGGTGTCCGGATCGCGAGCGATGGCTCCCTCGGCAGCCTCAGTAGTTTTGTTCAATTTACACGAGGCCGCCTCGCGAGGCAGGCTGAGCCATCATAAGTCCGAGAGTATTCGTAATGGACAGTCGTGTATTTTCAGCTGCAGCTATTTTCCTAGCTGCTTATTGTTTAAAGAAACGAAAACAGTCACGTATCAAGAAAAAACCTAGACGCTTCTGGATTAGAAAAATTTATGAGCGTCGCCACCAATATGGAAATAGATTACTTGGAGATTTAGTATATGATCAGactgtacataattttacacgAATGTCCGTACGAGAGTTCGAAAATTTTTGCTCATTGTTGTCTGATAAAATCAAAAAGTGCGATACAAAATACAGAGAAGCAATCACTGTGAAGGAATgagttttaataactttaagatTTTTAGCAACCGGAGATTCTTATAGCagcttgcaatatttatttcgaGTATCGAAGCAGAGTATCTCAAGAATAGTTCCAGAAATTTGTGACgctattattatatatttatatattttggatCTTTGGGGTCCCAAAGCGCATTGTACGTGCTGTACAGTTGTATTAAGCGAATGGACTCCTCCTGACTGCCcatgatatcaaaataacagaAGACAAACACGGCAAGAGACAAAACTTGAAGCAGCTTCGCGCGCGAGCCAAAACACATCCGTCCCCACCTAACGCACAGCGCTCACTGAGGCACCTTTGAGCTCGTCAAGTTTACCGACAACAGATGGCTCGGGGCCGAGCCGTGCTCGGTCGAGCAAACGCGCGCCCGAGGCAGGCCGAGGCACGTCCACACCAGCCGAGGCATTTGGCTCGCGAGGCTGCCGCGCGAGCCTGTGCGCTAGGTGGGTACGCGgctattgaagcgtatgtgacATTTCAcatgtttttattgtaaataaacggTTTCTCCttttgcaatatgattgtataGCAGACTACCCTTCCGACCAAATGGCAGGCAGACCAATGGCAAAGCAATGAAATGttattggaatacgattggtcttatattagtagcagaatgcccgcttagcttaaaactgctattgagattcaattgttatCCAATTGACACCttattaaattagcagaatcaagcTCCTATGCGTTATACCTAGGTACCGGTTATGAATAAGTTAAACtgttaaagtatttttgaagaaGAAAACGGGGCAACagacaggggcccgattctccgaagttaataatgtcaaaatcgaatcgcaatatgatcgcaatagcagttttaaccatatcgggcattctgctactaataaaagaccaatcgtattcgattgacatttgattggtgtacgattggtctgctattttggtgattttggtccatacggtagtttgctgtacatttgcaatcgtaaatcatttgcagacaaaatgattcattattgaatgacagaaaaggataaaaacgtttatttcaaagaaaaaatagcggaatgccacatacgtttcaatcgtaatcgtgtcgggattgaatctcagtcgaatcgagtcgaacgtgaatcgtatgttgcttaagtaaaattaggagaatcttGCCCCaggaccaatcgcaaaccaatcgaatgccgttggaatacgattggtcttatattagtagcagaatgcacgatatgattaaaactgctattgcgagtcaatttctattcaattttgacattattaacttaggagaatctgATGGAGAATCTGCAATTGATTCtgctttcatttttatttctaagcTTTTGTTTCGTCTTCTCCATACTTTGCCCACCAGACCGCTTAGGACCGAATaagaataaattgaattattaagaAGAGAAGATTATTAAGaaggggaacaaatataatgaccaccataaaatgctttgataccctaagttttccaaccagaaatatctactgaacaccagaaaaataaagtctaaaaatgtaatagtaccagctattttagtcacgacttcactttaaattgtattcgaccaccaaatttagtaaatgatcaccaactcttgacgaccaaattaatgtattatttttgcctaaataagtcactgtgattgccataaaatgtaggcttattaccaaataaagtattatgatgccatattaagttatgtgtccggcttgcaatgcatgcgtgggtgtcagtatgacgagtgacaggggaaaatggaagaaaatgacatattgcgccgacgccaagtaaaattgggaatttaacagggcaggagaaagaagaagaagaatgtgtttctcaatacactcttatcgcactgtttagaggcatagGGTAGTtcccagggtcgaaataatgaaataatatttagtccgctttttagataatcaaaaaatattggatacgtattttttctttttttaattaaacataaaatgacaaagataatacgcttcaaaaattaggagtgggggccttttacgtcacagtctcctgaaaattgtagcaacttgtgacgtcacactcaactttaacacgctatatcttaacaagttctgatccaatttaaaaaagaaaaaatacgtatcgcttaattttggacaatctacaagacggactaattattattttttaggaaactaccctattttccacgctagtgcaggaaaagggtccccataattttattacatttattttatcaggccgaacttatttttttggagtcagtttacttaaacaggatagcaagatgtaaaaacttttttgatgatcatttactacttttggtgatcatttactacttttgggataacaatgatttttttggactcattttgcttaaataggatagcagaatttaaaaactttggttataatcttactttaaaatggtggtttaattttggtgatcatttactatttttggcttacgcatgatttattttggagtaatttcacttaaataggatagcaaagtgttaaaactttggtgatagttttacattaaaatgcgagtttcattttggtgatcatttactatttttgtctgctgtttgttactatatctggtgatcagttaaacataagccattaagaagtaggtatattgtatGTACGAACATCACGAAAATTAATAATAAGCGGCCATTTTGGGCCAGTTGCGTTGCAACGCAACTGGCGATGATGCACGATGATGCGATTGCAGTCTAGCTAGCTTGCTCTTGGCTTGCTCTTGCTACACTTCGTAATCTGTGGATTGTGGGCTATGGTTGTGGGCCCGTCGAAGGCTGTCAAAGTCAAACACCCAATAGAGTTTCGTTTATGCTTTATGGAAAAATCATCAATCCAAGATGGATGACTTGACTTGTTGACTTGCTTCTTGTTGAAGAATCAAACGTtgtcaatattatattaaaatatttctaagttTTGGTTGTGTTTAAGTGTTTCATCTGTAGGTATGTCCGTCACGTTATTCAGATTTGTTGTAAATACATTGAGACAGAATTTGCCGAGACATCCCATTAGATCAGGTAACAGAAAATCACACATGGGATATGGCggtatttctatttattatttcgtaAACGCAAATCATATGAGCTTGCATATAAAGACATGAAATTCGATTTTGCATCATTGTATGTTAGTTATTCAGCTATGTGAATGTTGTACTGTGTATTGAAAGCTTGTTTTGTACGCACTACAAAGAATATTGATCGCCGGCATAATGTAACTAACCCATTTTGTATGAAACAAAGTTgtgatttaaaatatatcattattTGTTGCTCGTTCTAACACAATACGATAGTATTTAGGTACCGTTTACCGCTACTTAATTCATAACAAGTATTTACTGTCTTAACCTCAAAAATCCTAATTTACATGATTCTGAGGTATCTGTGAGCTCACTTCATTATAAAATGATTATAAATCCATCTCTTGAgttaactgtattttttatttaccaagtTTAAATTATGAGATGTCTACccatattatttatgttaataaccAAAGCTTTTTTATAGCATTTCAAGTGCGGTCAGTATCAGCCATGGACGTGGCAGCCGTAGAGAATAAGGAGCCAGAAGAAAGCCCTAAAGAACCTCAAGAAATAGttctgaataaaaatatgactaGATTCAAAAAGCGTTATATGAAGCGACACTGGCAAACAGATACAACCACTGATGAAAATGGTGAATCAAAACAAAGGAAGCTTTGTGACAAACCTGTGGAAAGAATTAAGAGGAAGAAAATGGCTCTGCTTTTAGGATACTGCGGTGTTGATTATTATGGCATGCAACGGTGAGTTTTGATTATAACAAATTAACTActtgtaagtattaaaaaacaatagGAAATCAATTGTGGCTCATCTATATCTGCACTCCAACATACAATATGTTATAATTAGGTAAAATTTTACTCTCTTCAACAAATCACTCTGTTTATGAAGTTGGCTGCttgttaaaatgtatgaaaaatctCTACTGTGCAAATAGAATGCATGAAATAACTGACTTCAGAGAAacaaatgttatttgaaaagaaCAGGAAGAAAGTATTTTCCCAAAACATTGATACTAGCggaaatcatcatcctccgagtctttttcccaaccatgttggggttggcgtccagtctaactggattcagctgagtaccagtgctttacaagaagcgattgcctatctgacctcctcaacccagttacccgggcaacccaatactccttggttagactggtgtcagacctgGCTGTAGATGTACTGGCTTTAATGACAgccggacctacagtttaacgttccatccgaaacacagtcagtCAAGTCAGTGATACTAGCAGAAATGtgtatcaataatattttttggtttcagTAACCCAGGAGTGAGAACCATTGAGGAGGACTTACTAAGAGCGTTAATGGAGGCAAAGTATATAACGGAAGATGACTTTAATAACCAGCAGAACGCTCAATTTCAACGAAGTTCTCGGACGGACAAGGGCGTGTCTGCTGCCAGACAGGTTGTGTCACTTAAGCTGCGTTAGTATTCTTCTCTTTAATAACACATGTTGCACGATCGTGTTTCTTATAACGCATGCACCTGTTAGTTTAACCAATTAAGAGgtcaaacaaaaagtatttatattattttagaattttctttgttttcatataaaatagcacaaaatacaagaaaaatacgaaaacatattttgtttttttggaaaaaagttggatttttttgcgaaaaaaaaaaaccaccctgtgcacataatatttttcataacataaaACACTTGTGAATTATAAAGTCAAAGGCTTTTAAttcatttaagtattttatttcattggaAGAATTTCCatttaatattacattttagttATACTACATTTTGTTGCATGTACTTATTATGTTTTTGCATGTCTTGGTAAATTGATAGTTAGGTAAA encodes the following:
- the LOC110382589 gene encoding protein tipE, whose protein sequence is MRGGSSERLVVRPSRRRGETRAKLTRYITVILATLLGGGGSALLFLVPLYADPALSALAADFDPVPAECVTERRDDRLGLDNCTWASCREGCTSDAYKCTQLHVKYKAHAEEWRPAVLFVNIKGCGYPPAVDCENFTTSYGYVGARYPCFWSRADTSVVVPRWSRGEQVATVTRTLAVPLFLSGCAGIGLCALHCECKPRRRRRPPRRPPRLPTLSPDDTSVYRLA